Proteins encoded within one genomic window of Theobroma cacao cultivar B97-61/B2 chromosome 7, Criollo_cocoa_genome_V2, whole genome shotgun sequence:
- the LOC18595019 gene encoding THO complex subunit 4D, with translation MATSLDMTLDDMVKRNKSERGRGRGRPRRGRGFFGGGRMTATTLATRRGPLAVNTRPSQHSIAKSSHRTRSTPWQHDLFEDSLRAAGISGVEVGTKLYVSNLDLGVTNEDIRELFSEIGELKRYAVHYDKNGRPSGSAEVVYLRRSDAFAALKRYNNVLLDGKPMKIEIVGANAEVPISARVNVTGINGRRKRAVVLTPGPGQSRSSAGPNRSLNRRGGMRSGRSGSRGRGRGRGKKKPIEKSADDLDKELENYHAEAMNVS, from the exons ATGGCTACCTCCCTGGATATGACCCTGGATGATATggtgaaaagaaataagagtgAGAGAGGCAGAGGCCGGGGTAGGCCGCGCCGTGGCAGAGGCTTTTTTGGTGGTGGAAGAATGACAGCAACCACCCTTGCTACTCGTAGAGGTCCCCTTGCTGTCAATACCCGCCCATCGCAACACTCTATTGCCAAG TCTTCCCACAGGACCAGGAGCACACCATGGCAGCATGATTTGTTTGAAGACAGCCTTAGAGCTGCAGGGATATCAGGAGTAGAAGTTGGCACCAAGTTATATGTATCCAACTTGGACCTTGGAGTCACAAATGAAGATATCAGG GAACTTTTCTCTGAGATAGGGGAGCTGAAAAGATATGCAGTTCATTACGATAAAAATGGTCGGCCAAGT GGTTCAGCTGAAGTTGTTTATCTCAGAAGGAGTGATGCATTTGCTGCTCTTAAGCGGTATAACAATGTACTGTTGGATGGAAAGcccatgaaaattgaaattgttgGTGCCAATGCAGAAGTGCCAATTTCAGCTCGTGTTAATGTAACTGGAATAAATGGAAGGAGGAAGAGGGCTGTTGTTTTGAC GCCTGGACCAGGTCAGTCAAGAAGCTCTGCTGGACCTAATCGCAGTCTTAA CCGTCGTGGGGGTATGAGGAGTGGCCGTAGTGGTTCTCGTGGTAGAGGCCGTGGCCGTGGAAAAAAGAAGCCAATTGAGAAGTCGGCAGATGATCTTGACAAGGAGCTGGAAAACTATCATGCTGAAGCCATGAATGTTTCATGA